The following coding sequences lie in one Kitasatospora azatica KCTC 9699 genomic window:
- a CDS encoding FtsX-like permease family protein, with amino-acid sequence MSAIGRVVRAGVGRRRVQTLVTGLASMMAVTASVLGGSLLVASNAPFDHAFARQHGAHLTAQYDAAKTTAEQLAATAHAAGVTVTAGPFPTVSVDPSGATGVQLPAGMRMPPMTLVGRAGAGGPVDDVALLSGHWVTGPGQLVVSADYSGPPLTVGQQLDVSGATLQVVGVGRSVSATGDGWVAPAEVTALTAPGGSAGLQVLYRFGSADSTAQLDADRSAVAAAAPAGALSGTRGWLDVKAGNTSSTGIFLPFLTAFGLLGVGMSVLIVGNVVAGAVGTGTRRIGVLKAIGFTPGQVVRAYVAQALVPAGVGTLLGAVLGNLAASSVLASAEQVYGTGSLAVAPWVDAAVIAGALLLVSATALASALRAGRLRTVDALAVGRTPRPGRGRAAARIAARLPLPRPVTLGLARPFARPARSLAMVSAILLGATAVTFAVGLGSSLQRIQDAKKIRADVTVFTVAPPTGDASAARSGSPDTAAMLAAITAQPGTASVFGSAHAQVTAAGTTGTVAVTAFQGDASRAGYRMVAGSWFHGVGEAVAPTGFLTATGTRVGDTVTLTDHGRSIPVRITGEVFSGQNQGRSLLTDAGTLAAAEPDLHPDLYYVSLKSGTDRNGYTNALNTALQSTGAHAQAGEDGGSSQLLIVLDALTALLTLMLTAVAGLGVLNAVVLDTRERIRDLGVAKALGMTPRQTIAMVLASVALIGALGGAVGVPLGVWLQRLVVPAMGRSAGLRLPAEILNVYHPANLLPLALGGLLLAVLGALLPAGWAARTRTAVALRTE; translated from the coding sequence ACCGGGCTCGCCTCGATGATGGCGGTGACCGCCTCGGTGCTCGGCGGCTCGCTGCTGGTCGCCTCCAACGCCCCCTTCGACCACGCCTTCGCCCGCCAGCACGGAGCGCACCTCACCGCCCAGTACGACGCGGCCAAGACCACCGCCGAGCAGCTCGCGGCCACCGCGCACGCCGCCGGGGTGACCGTCACGGCGGGACCGTTCCCGACCGTCTCGGTCGACCCGTCCGGCGCGACCGGCGTGCAGCTGCCCGCCGGGATGCGGATGCCGCCGATGACCCTGGTGGGTCGGGCCGGCGCCGGCGGCCCGGTGGACGATGTCGCACTGCTCTCCGGCCACTGGGTGACCGGGCCCGGGCAGCTGGTGGTCTCCGCCGACTACTCCGGTCCGCCCCTGACAGTGGGTCAGCAACTGGACGTCTCCGGCGCCACCCTGCAGGTGGTCGGCGTGGGCCGCTCGGTCAGCGCCACCGGCGACGGCTGGGTGGCACCCGCCGAGGTCACCGCGCTGACCGCCCCCGGCGGCTCGGCCGGTCTGCAGGTGCTCTACCGCTTCGGCAGCGCCGACAGCACGGCGCAGCTGGACGCCGACCGCTCCGCCGTCGCTGCCGCCGCACCCGCCGGCGCGCTGTCCGGCACCCGCGGCTGGCTCGACGTGAAGGCGGGCAACACCAGCAGCACCGGGATCTTCCTCCCGTTCCTGACCGCCTTCGGCCTGCTCGGGGTCGGCATGTCGGTGCTGATCGTCGGCAATGTGGTGGCCGGCGCGGTCGGCACCGGCACCCGGCGGATCGGCGTGCTCAAGGCGATCGGCTTCACTCCCGGCCAGGTGGTCCGGGCCTATGTGGCGCAGGCGCTGGTCCCGGCGGGGGTGGGCACGCTGCTCGGGGCGGTGCTCGGCAACCTGGCCGCGTCCTCGGTGCTGGCCAGCGCGGAGCAGGTGTACGGCACCGGCTCGCTCGCGGTCGCCCCGTGGGTGGACGCCGCGGTTATCGCCGGCGCGCTGCTGCTGGTCTCGGCCACCGCGCTGGCCAGTGCGCTGCGGGCCGGGCGGCTGCGCACCGTGGACGCGCTCGCCGTCGGCCGCACCCCGCGCCCGGGCCGCGGTCGGGCCGCGGCCCGGATCGCCGCCCGACTGCCGCTGCCCCGCCCGGTCACCCTGGGCCTGGCCCGTCCGTTCGCCCGGCCCGCGCGCTCACTCGCGATGGTCAGCGCGATCCTGCTGGGCGCCACCGCGGTCACCTTCGCCGTCGGCCTGGGCAGCTCGCTGCAGCGGATCCAGGACGCGAAGAAGATCCGCGCGGACGTCACGGTCTTCACCGTCGCACCGCCGACCGGCGACGCCTCCGCCGCCCGGTCCGGCAGCCCGGACACCGCCGCGATGCTCGCCGCGATCACCGCCCAGCCCGGCACCGCATCGGTCTTCGGGTCGGCCCACGCCCAGGTCACCGCCGCCGGCACCACCGGTACGGTCGCCGTCACCGCCTTCCAGGGCGACGCCTCCCGGGCCGGCTACCGGATGGTCGCCGGCAGCTGGTTCCACGGTGTGGGCGAGGCGGTGGCCCCGACCGGATTCCTCACCGCCACCGGTACCCGGGTCGGCGACACCGTGACCCTCACCGACCACGGCCGGAGCATCCCGGTCCGGATCACCGGCGAGGTCTTCAGCGGCCAGAACCAGGGCCGCTCCCTGCTCACCGACGCCGGCACGCTGGCCGCCGCCGAGCCCGACCTGCACCCCGACCTCTACTACGTGTCGCTCAAGTCCGGTACCGACCGCAACGGTTACACCAACGCGCTGAACACCGCACTGCAGTCCACCGGCGCGCACGCCCAGGCCGGCGAGGACGGCGGCAGCAGCCAACTGCTGATCGTGCTCGACGCGCTGACCGCGCTGCTGACCCTGATGCTGACCGCGGTCGCCGGGCTCGGCGTGCTCAACGCCGTGGTGCTGGACACCCGCGAGCGGATCCGCGACCTCGGGGTGGCCAAGGCGCTCGGCATGACGCCGCGTCAGACCATCGCCATGGTGCTCGCCTCGGTGGCGCTGATCGGCGCGCTCGGCGGCGCGGTCGGCGTACCGCTCGGGGTGTGGCTGCAGCGCCTGGTGGTGCCCGCGATGGGACGCAGCGCGGGGCTGCGCCTGCCCGCCGAGATCCTCAACGTCTACCACCCCGCCAACCTGCTGCCGCTCGCCCTCGGCGGCCTGCTGCTCGCCGTCCTCGGCGCCCTGCTGCCGGCCGGCTGGGCGGCTCGGACCCGGACGGCGGTGGCGCTGCGCACCGAGTGA
- a CDS encoding 4'-phosphopantetheinyl transferase family protein gives MAPEAAGAADAVAAVEPGEVRVWRVAVAPGNAAAARAAAPVLLDRAERARAAAFRREQDRQLYEVAHVGLRTVLAERLGRRPAELTFRQAPCPGCGEPHGRPEVDGPVEFSLSHAAGLAVIALAADPLGVDVEGHGAFEREAGEDVAGLLHPAERAELAAVEPERWAAAALRCWVRKEAYLKGTGMGLGRGVGIDYVGVGPEFLPEGGKAAGVEPAGWELHAVEVPEGYDAAVAVRVAEREAVQGAAVRAVPGVTGGVRLSVRDLVLG, from the coding sequence GTGGCACCGGAGGCAGCGGGAGCGGCGGACGCGGTCGCCGCGGTGGAGCCCGGGGAGGTCCGGGTCTGGCGGGTCGCCGTCGCGCCCGGCAACGCCGCCGCGGCTCGCGCGGCCGCGCCCGTGCTGCTGGACCGGGCCGAACGCGCCCGGGCCGCCGCCTTCCGCCGCGAGCAGGACCGGCAGCTCTACGAGGTCGCGCACGTCGGCCTGCGCACCGTGCTCGCCGAGCGGCTCGGCCGGCGCCCCGCCGAGCTGACCTTCCGTCAGGCGCCCTGCCCGGGCTGCGGTGAGCCGCACGGACGGCCCGAGGTCGACGGACCGGTGGAGTTCTCGCTCTCGCACGCCGCCGGCCTCGCGGTGATCGCACTGGCCGCGGACCCGCTCGGAGTGGACGTCGAGGGGCACGGCGCCTTCGAACGCGAAGCCGGCGAGGACGTGGCGGGCCTGCTGCACCCGGCGGAGCGGGCCGAGCTGGCCGCGGTCGAGCCCGAGCGGTGGGCGGCCGCCGCACTGCGCTGCTGGGTGCGCAAGGAGGCCTACCTGAAAGGCACCGGGATGGGTCTCGGGCGCGGAGTCGGCATCGACTACGTGGGCGTGGGCCCCGAGTTCCTGCCGGAGGGCGGGAAGGCGGCTGGGGTCGAGCCGGCGGGGTGGGAGCTGCACGCCGTCGAGGTGCCGGAGGGGTACGACGCGGCGGTGGCGGTGCGGGTGGCCGAACGGGAGGCTGTACAGGGGGCTGCAGTGCGGGCGGTACCGGGGGTGACGGGGGGCGTGCGGCTCAGCGTGCGGGATCTGGTGCTGGGCTGA
- a CDS encoding NUDIX domain-containing protein, giving the protein MDQEQLLPRDAWLASLPRSYTAAGTLLTDEAGRVLILKPNYRPGWQFAGGTIDVGEDALECARRELLEETGLDREIGRLLVVSWTHPSEALNHPAVHFIFDAGVLPVGTPISVQEAELEEYRWAPLEEAYELLGPAREPRLRAALAAREDGVVRVVSGTVTGI; this is encoded by the coding sequence ATGGACCAGGAGCAGTTGCTGCCCCGAGACGCCTGGCTCGCCTCGCTGCCGCGTTCGTACACCGCTGCCGGCACCCTGCTGACCGACGAGGCCGGGCGGGTGCTCATCCTCAAGCCCAACTACCGCCCCGGCTGGCAGTTCGCGGGCGGCACCATCGATGTCGGCGAGGACGCCCTGGAGTGCGCCCGACGCGAACTGCTGGAGGAGACCGGCCTCGACCGCGAGATCGGCCGCCTGCTGGTGGTCTCCTGGACCCACCCCTCCGAGGCGCTCAACCACCCCGCCGTGCACTTCATCTTCGACGCCGGGGTGCTGCCGGTCGGCACGCCGATCTCGGTGCAGGAGGCCGAGTTGGAGGAGTACCGGTGGGCGCCCCTGGAGGAGGCCTACGAACTGCTCGGCCCCGCACGCGAACCGCGGCTGCGGGCGGCCCTGGCCGCGCGCGAGGACGGGGTGGTTCGAGTGGTGTCCGGCACGGTGACGGGGATCTGA
- a CDS encoding enoyl-CoA hydratase/isomerase family protein, whose protein sequence is MTDQILLADRTEIPLPAELPGPVDGLRTFLGEDGVAVLLLDRPHRRNAVTLAMWQALPGLLGALARHPGVRALLVTGAERTFSAGADIAELSEVYGDPAAADAYHARNVEAEQALAGFPHPTLAVVHGSCVGGGCQLALACDLRFGAADARLGITPAKLGVVYPAVPTARLAQVVGPARAKYLLFSGELVDAARAERFGLLDEVHPAERLDARALEFARLLARRSPQTIGAVKAALTALATHGPQALPEALAPWERRSREAPDVREGLAAFLERREPVFQARRLLGPTE, encoded by the coding sequence ATGACCGACCAGATCCTGCTCGCCGACCGCACCGAGATCCCGCTCCCCGCCGAACTCCCCGGCCCCGTCGACGGCCTGCGGACCTTCCTCGGCGAGGACGGCGTCGCGGTGCTGCTGCTGGACCGCCCGCACCGCCGCAACGCCGTCACCCTCGCCATGTGGCAGGCGCTGCCGGGGCTGCTGGGCGCGCTGGCGCGGCACCCGGGGGTGCGGGCGCTGCTGGTGACCGGCGCCGAGCGGACGTTCAGCGCGGGGGCGGACATCGCGGAGCTCTCCGAGGTGTACGGCGATCCGGCCGCCGCCGACGCGTACCACGCGCGCAACGTCGAGGCCGAGCAGGCGCTGGCGGGGTTCCCGCATCCGACGCTCGCGGTGGTGCACGGCTCCTGTGTGGGCGGCGGCTGCCAGTTGGCGCTCGCCTGCGACCTGCGGTTCGGGGCGGCGGACGCCCGGCTGGGGATCACCCCGGCCAAGCTCGGTGTGGTCTACCCGGCGGTGCCGACGGCGCGGCTGGCGCAGGTGGTCGGACCGGCCCGGGCGAAGTACCTGCTCTTCTCCGGCGAGCTGGTCGACGCGGCGCGGGCCGAGCGGTTCGGGCTGCTGGACGAGGTGCACCCGGCGGAGCGGCTGGACGCCCGGGCGCTGGAGTTCGCCCGGCTGCTGGCGCGCCGCTCGCCGCAGACCATCGGCGCGGTGAAGGCGGCGCTGACGGCCCTGGCCACGCACGGTCCGCAGGCCCTCCCCGAGGCGCTGGCGCCCTGGGAGCGCCGCTCGCGCGAGGCACCCGACGTCCGCGAGGGGCTCGCGGCGTTCCTGGAACGCCGCGAGCCCGTCTTCCAGGCCCGACGGCTGCTAGGCCCGACGGAGTAA
- a CDS encoding DUF1918 domain-containing protein: MRAEVGDHLHIHSRAVGIIDREGEVVEVHGDDGEPPYLVRFEDGHETLIFPGPDCTVEHRPASN, from the coding sequence ATGCGCGCAGAAGTGGGCGACCACCTGCACATCCACAGCCGCGCGGTCGGCATCATCGACCGTGAGGGCGAGGTCGTCGAGGTGCACGGCGACGACGGTGAGCCGCCGTACCTGGTCCGGTTCGAGGACGGCCACGAGACGCTGATCTTCCCGGGGCCGGACTGCACCGTCGAACACCGGCCCGCCTCGAACTAG
- a CDS encoding acyl-CoA dehydrogenase family protein, with amino-acid sequence MSGFSMALGEDQLAVRDWLHGFAADVMRPAAAEWDEREETPWPIIQEAAKLGIYSLDFYAQQYFDPSGVGIPVAMEELFWGDAGIGLSIVGTTLAAVAVLANGTDEQIGTWAPQMFGTPDDVKVAAFCSSEPDAGSDVSALRTRAVYDEAKDEWVLNGTKTWATNGGIAAVHVVVATVDPALGARGQASFVVPPGTEGLAQGQKFKKHGIRASHTAEVVLDNVRIPGHCLLGGKEKLDERLARARERAREQAAGSAKGKGKNAAMATFEASRPAVGAQAVGIARAAYEVALDYAKTRVQFGRPIIDNQGVAFTLADMRTRIDAARLLVWRASWMAANQQPFTAAEGSMSKLYAGETAKWVTSQAMQLLGGNGFTREYPVERMHRDSAIYTIFEGTSEIQRLVIARTISGLPIR; translated from the coding sequence ATGAGCGGATTCTCGATGGCACTCGGCGAGGACCAGCTCGCCGTCCGCGACTGGCTGCACGGCTTCGCCGCCGACGTGATGCGCCCGGCCGCCGCCGAGTGGGACGAGCGCGAGGAGACGCCCTGGCCGATCATCCAGGAGGCCGCCAAGCTCGGGATCTACTCCCTCGACTTCTACGCCCAGCAGTACTTCGACCCCTCCGGCGTCGGCATCCCGGTCGCGATGGAGGAGCTGTTCTGGGGCGACGCGGGCATCGGCCTGTCCATCGTCGGCACCACACTGGCCGCCGTCGCCGTGCTGGCCAACGGCACCGACGAGCAGATCGGCACCTGGGCCCCGCAGATGTTCGGCACCCCCGACGACGTCAAGGTCGCCGCCTTCTGCTCCTCCGAGCCCGACGCCGGCTCGGACGTCTCCGCCCTGCGCACCCGCGCCGTCTACGACGAGGCCAAGGACGAGTGGGTGCTCAACGGCACCAAGACCTGGGCCACCAACGGCGGCATCGCCGCCGTGCACGTGGTGGTCGCCACCGTCGACCCCGCGCTCGGCGCCCGCGGCCAGGCCTCCTTCGTGGTGCCGCCGGGCACCGAGGGCCTCGCCCAGGGGCAGAAGTTCAAGAAGCACGGCATCCGCGCCTCGCACACCGCCGAGGTGGTGCTGGACAACGTCCGGATCCCCGGCCACTGCCTGCTCGGCGGCAAGGAGAAGCTGGACGAGCGGCTGGCCCGGGCCCGGGAGCGGGCCAGGGAGCAGGCCGCCGGCTCGGCCAAGGGCAAGGGCAAGAACGCGGCGATGGCGACCTTCGAGGCCTCCCGGCCGGCCGTCGGGGCGCAGGCCGTCGGCATCGCCCGGGCCGCGTACGAGGTGGCGCTGGACTACGCCAAGACCCGGGTGCAGTTCGGCCGCCCGATCATCGACAACCAGGGCGTCGCCTTCACCCTGGCCGACATGCGCACCCGGATCGACGCGGCCCGGCTGCTGGTCTGGCGGGCCTCCTGGATGGCCGCCAACCAGCAGCCGTTCACCGCGGCCGAGGGCTCGATGTCCAAGCTCTACGCCGGCGAGACCGCCAAGTGGGTGACCTCGCAGGCGATGCAGCTGCTCGGCGGCAACGGCTTCACCCGCGAGTACCCGGTGGAGCGGATGCACCGGGACAGTGCGATCTACACCATCTTCGAGGGGACCAGCGAGATCCAGCGGCTGGTGATCGCCCGGACGATCTCGGGGCTGCCGATCCGCTGA
- a CDS encoding TetR family transcriptional regulator, producing the protein MTALEEPRREQLLNAADRVVRRDGPGASMNAIAAEAGITKPILYRHFGDRSGLFQALTDRHTSGLLAAVREALAEPLERRERVEHVLDTYLAGIEARPQVYQLLTHPEAGDPNGVGNALAPALRQIAEEITRAVTAQVDLGPDAPLLSEAWGRAITGMVLAAGDWWLDAKPCPRAKMVQALADLLWGRLAAAAPLPAVPLPGNNGGATEATEPE; encoded by the coding sequence GTGACCGCGCTGGAGGAGCCGCGCCGGGAGCAACTGCTCAACGCCGCCGACCGGGTGGTCCGCCGGGACGGCCCCGGCGCCAGCATGAACGCGATCGCCGCCGAGGCGGGCATCACCAAACCGATCCTCTACCGCCACTTCGGCGACCGCAGCGGCCTCTTCCAGGCCCTGACGGACCGTCACACCTCGGGTCTGCTGGCCGCGGTGCGCGAGGCACTGGCCGAACCGCTGGAGCGGCGCGAGCGGGTGGAGCACGTGCTGGACACCTACCTGGCCGGGATCGAGGCCCGGCCGCAGGTCTACCAGCTGCTCACCCACCCGGAGGCCGGCGACCCGAACGGGGTCGGCAACGCGCTGGCGCCGGCGCTGCGGCAGATCGCCGAGGAGATCACCCGGGCGGTGACGGCGCAGGTGGACCTCGGTCCGGACGCGCCGCTGCTCTCCGAGGCCTGGGGGCGGGCGATCACCGGGATGGTGCTGGCGGCCGGCGACTGGTGGCTGGACGCCAAGCCCTGCCCACGGGCCAAGATGGTGCAGGCGCTGGCCGACCTGCTCTGGGGACGGCTGGCGGCGGCGGCCCCCCTGCCGGCCGTGCCGCTGCCCGGCAACAACGGCGGTGCAACCGAAGCGACAGAACCTGAGTAG